In the Malus domestica chromosome 16, GDT2T_hap1 genome, one interval contains:
- the LOC103402926 gene encoding uncharacterized protein, which produces MAMQSGIGFSKILILAGAGYTSTILLKNGKLSDLLGELQSLLNGSGEHTEGDYDSLTAQISRLTAEIRQIGSSRGGSTVFVNGNGSQIGNMTSLIMPAATLGAVGYGYMWWKGLKLSDIMYVTKRGMATAVENLTKNLDNVKEAVAKAKKHLTQRIQHVDDKMAEQNELSRSIKEDVAGVQHSLTDIDYDLSRLQSMVSGLDHKIGSLEHKQDLANLGVIYLVNFVDGKKVEMPKTLQKQLENSGKSRGRLLSYSDTSGLMGLKEIADSLSETLNPSTDAIVKDDIETTGEYRKNNLIRSVSTRC; this is translated from the exons ATGGCTATGCAGAGCGGAATAGGGTTTTCCAAGATCCTGATCTTAGCAGGGGCAG GGTATACAAGCACCATCCTGCTTAAGAACGGTAAATTATCCGACTTGCTCGGTGAACTTCAG TCTTTGTTGAATGGATCCGGGGAACACACAGAAGGTGACTATGATTCCTTGACAGCACAG ATTAGCCGACTAACAGCTGAGATCAGGCAAATTGGCTCGTCGCGGGGCGGCAGCACGGTTTTCGTGAATGGGAACGGTAGCCAAATTG GTAATATGACATCTCTAATAATGCCAGCAGCTACCTTGGGAGCAGTGGGTTATGGTTACATGTGGTGGAAG GGTCTAAAACTCTCAGATATTATGTACGTGACAAAGCGTGGCATGGCTACCGCTGTTGAGAACTTGACTAAAAATCTGGATAATGTGAAAGAGGCCGTTGCT AAAGCAAAGAAGCACCTGACGCAGAGAATCCAGCATGTTGATGACAAAATGGCGGAGCAAAATGAGCTCTCAAGGTCAATTAAGGAAGAT GTTGCTGGAGTGCAACATTCTCTCACTGATATTGACTATGACTTGAGTAGATTGCAGAGCATGGTTTCTGGTTTG GATCATAAGATTGGTTCTCTTGAACACAAGCAG GATCTCGCAAACCTTGGTGTTATCTACCTGGTCAATTTTGTGGATGGGAAAAAAGTTGAAATGCCTAAAACTCTGCAG AAGCAACTTGAAAACTCTGGGAAGTCACGTGGTCGTTTACTCTCATATTCAGATACTTCAGGCTTGATG GGTCTCAAAGAAATTGCGGACTCTCTGTCTGAAACATTAAATCCATCAACTGATGCTATTGTGAAAGATGATATTGAAACGACGGGGGAGTATCGGAAGAACAACCTGATAAG GTCGGTGTCGACCAGATGTTGA
- the WHY3 gene encoding single-stranded DNA-binding protein WHY1, chloroplastic, which translates to MLRLHLLSSPATAQKPNQNPSQFLSSQLLSRARVFSTNTFGFAPSPILSRKRLSLKCRQSEYFDQQRTSTAASPNKPSPAPPTPAGATGMAPRFYVGHSIYKGKAALTVEPKAPEFTPLDSGAFKLSREGFVLLQFAPAAGVRVYDWSRKQVFSLSVTEIGSLVSLGSKESLEFFHDPFKGKSDEGKVRKVLKVEPLPDGSGHFFNLSVQNKLINLDESIYIPITRAEFAVLKSAFNFILPYILGWHAYANSIKPEDSSRANNSGLKYGGDFEWSR; encoded by the exons ATGCTGAGACTACACTTGCTATCTTCCCCTGCGACTGCACAAAAGCCTAACCAAAACCCTAGCCAGTTCCTCTCTTCGCAGCTCTTGAGCAGAGCTAGGGTTTTCAGCACCAACACCTTCGGCTTTGCTCCGAGTCCGATCTTGTCGAGGAAGAGACTCTCCTTGAAATGTCGCCAGTCGGAGTACTTCGACCAGCAGAGAACCAGCACCGCCGCTTCCCCGAACAAACCTTCTCCCGCTCCGCCAACTCCCGCCGGAG CGACTGGGATGGCGCCTAGGTTTTACGTTGGTCACTCGATATACAAGGGAAAGGCCGCTCTTACTGTAGAGCCCAAAGCTCCCGAGTTCACCCCTTTAGAT TCAGGGGCATTCAAACTTTCCCGGGAAGGTTTTGTGCTACTTCAGTTTGCTCCAGCAGCAGGTGTTCGTGTATATGATTGGAGCCGAAAGCAG GTATTCTCGCTATCAGTGACAGAAATTGGAAGCCTGGTTAGCCTTGGCTCAAAGGAGTCCCTTGAATTTTTCCATGATCCTTTTAAGGGGAAAAG tGATGAGGGCAAGGTCAGGAAGGTGTTGAAGGTGGAGCCTCTTCCAGACGGATCTGGCCATTTCTTTAACCTGA GTGTTCAAAACAAGCTTATCAACTTGGACGAGAGCATTTATATTCCTATCACCAGAGCGGAATTTGCTGTTCTCAAATCAGCTTTCAAT TTTATCTTGCCGTACATTTTAGGTTGGCATGCATATGCAAACTCCATAAAACCAGAAGATTCGAGCCGTGCCAATAACTCCGGTCTTAAATATGGAGGAGATTTTGAATGGAGCCGGTAG
- the LOC103402928 gene encoding probable pectate lyase 3 has product MVAMFNSSYFFLFLFFLYFAVFVSSNDNPTDVPNEDTLVLDLDAYWKERAEEAEKVAMESYNKNPEKVTEEFNTEVGKLMSKENTTRRNLRGNKAYTGPCMATNPMDACWRCDPNWANNRKKIVGCAQGFGKKTTGGKDGPFYVVTMGTDDDVQNPKPGTLRHAVIQKGPLWIIFTKSMVIRLQQELMVTSDKTIDARGANVVIEEGAGITLQFVKNVIITNLHIKMIVTKPGGLIRDSVDHIGLRTQSDGDGISLFGASNVWIDHVSMSRCADGLIDAIMGSTAITISNSHFTDHDEAMLFGANNAHTQDKIMQITLAFNHFGQGLVQRMPRVRHGFFHVVNNDYTHWIMYAIGGNMNPTIISQGNRFIAPINGVTKQVTHRENTPEAEWKNWEWRSEGDLMMNGAFFVESGSGASKHPAKLDLMPFKPGTLVSTLTKFSGALNCAVGKPC; this is encoded by the exons AACGATAATCCAACCGATGTTCCAAATGAAGATACGCTGGTATTAGATTTAGATGCGTACTGGAAAGAACGAGccgaagaagctgaaaaggtgGCCATGGAATCCTACAATAAAAATCCTGAGAAAGTCACTGAAGAGTTCAATACTGAAGTTGGCAA gCTTATGTCGAAGGAAAACACCACAAGAAGGAACTTGAGGGGTAACAAGGCTTATACGGGTCCATGCATGGCGACCAACCCAATGGACGCCTGTTGGAGGTGTGACCCTAACTGGGCCAACAACCGAAAGAAGATTGTAGGCTGCGCCCAAGGCTTCGGTAAAAAGACCACCGGAGGGAAGGATGGTCCTTTTTACGTGGTGACAATGGGCACAGATGATGACGTGCAAAACCCTAAACCAGGAACCCTACGCCATGCCGTGATTCAGAAAGGGCCTTTGTGGATCATCTTCACAAAAAGCATGGTGATTAGGCTGCAGCAAGAGCTGATGGTGACTAGTGACAAGACCATTGATGCTAGGGGAGCCAATGTTGTGATAGAAGAGGGTGCTGGCATTACCCTGCAGTTTGTGAAGAATGTAATCATCACCAACCTTCACATAAAAATGATTGTCACCAAACCCGGTGGCCTGATCAGGGACTCTGTCGACCACATAGGTTTAAGAACCCAGAGTGACGGCGATGGTATCTCCCTCTTTGGTGCCTCCAACGTCTGGATCGATCACGTTTCCATGTCCAGGTGCGCAGATGGGCTCATCGACGCCATCATGGGTTCCACCGCCATCACCATCTCCAACTCCCACTTCACTGACCACGATGAG GCGATGTTGTTTGGTGCCAACAACGCCCACACTCAAGACAAAATCATGCAAATTACTTTGGCCTTCAACCACTTTGGTCAGGGACTGGTGCAGAGGATGCCAAGGGTCCGGCACGGATTCTTCCACGTGGTGAACAACGACTACACCCACTGGATCATGTATGCCATCGGAGGAAACATGAACCCTACCATCATCAGCCAGGGTAACAGGTTCATTGCTCCCATTAACGGGGTCACCAAACAG GTGACCCATAGGGAGAATACACCAGAGGCAGAGTGGAAGAACTGGGAATGGAGATCTGAGGGAGATTTGATGATGAATGGAGCTTTCTTTGTTGAATCTGGATCAGGAGCCAGCAAACACCCAGCAAAGTTGGACCTGATGCCCTTCAAACCAGGGACCCTTGTCTCAACGCTCACAAAATTTTCCGGTGCTCTAAACTGCGCTGTCGGCAAACCCTGCtag
- the LOC103403292 gene encoding uncharacterized protein, with protein sequence MPSSTDGIPPSKEGRQMSMFQPNSFTVDDIDTSKNRDIFPRQQQQPSMPVSPFTMSSPSPTPLGLILQSSVFKELVENNLNGDNEESEKNDLNLLPEQNNSDTIKRILYEGMRNNPCTCSSNSGVLPALESQEESLLPLSNSRDQPL encoded by the coding sequence ATGCCATCTTCCACTGATGGCATCCCCCCGAGCAAGGAAGGAAGACAGATGTCCATGTTCCAACCCAACTCCTTCACCGTAGATGACATAGACACCTCAAAAAATCGCGACATTTTCCCTaggcagcagcagcagcctTCTATGCCCGTTAGCCCCTTCACCATGTCATCACCTTCCCCAACACCTCTTGGCCTCATCCTTCAATCCTCAGTATTTAAAGAGCTGgtggaaaataatttaaatgGAGATAATGAAGAGAGTGAGAAGAATGATTTAAACCTCCTTCCGGAACAGAACAACAGCGACACTATTAAGCGGATATTGTACGAAGGAATGCGAAATAATCCCTGTACCTGTTCTTCAAACAGCGGTGTTTTGCCTGCATTAGAGTCACAGGAGGAGAGCCTGCTGCCCTTGAGCAACTCAAGGGACCAACCCCTTTGA
- the LOC103402927 gene encoding probable pectate lyase 3 yields MAAMFNSSYFFLCLFFLSFAVFVSSHDDPTDVPNEDTQVLDLDAYWKQRAEEAEKEALESYNKNPEQVTEEFNNEVGKLMLKENTTRRNLRGNKAYKGPCMATNPIDACWRCDPYWANNRKKIVGCAQGFGKKATGGKDGPFYVVTMGTDDDVQNPKPGTLRHAVIQKGPLWIIFAKSMVIRLQQELMVTSDKTIDARGANVVIEEGAGITLQFVKNVIITNLHIKMIVPKPGGMIRDSVDHIGLRTQSDGDGISLFGASNVWIDHVSMSRCADGLIDAVMGSTSITISNSHFTDHDEAMLFGANNAHTQDKIMQITLAFNHFGQGLVQRMPRVRHGFFHVVNNDYTHWIMYAIGGNMNPTIISQGNRFIAPINGVTKQVTHRENTPEAEWKNWEWRSEGDLMMNGAFFVESGSGASKHPAKLDMMPFKPGTFVATLTKFSGALNCAVGKPC; encoded by the exons ATGGCAGCGATGTTTAACTCGTCCTATTTCTTTCTATGTTTGTTTTTCTTGTCCTTTGCTGTATTCGTTTCGAGCCACGATGATCCAACCGATGTTCCAAATGAAGATACGCAGGTATTAGATTTAGATGCGTACTGGAAACAACGAGccgaagaagctgaaaaggaggCCCTGGAATCCTACAATAAAAATCCTGAGCAAGTCACTGAAGAGTTCAATAATGAAGTTGGCAA gcTTATGTTAAAGGAAAACACCACAAGAAGGAACTTGAGGGGTAACAAGGCTTATAAGGGTCCATGCATGGCGACCAACCCAATTGACGCCTGCTGGAGGTGTGACCCTTATTGGGCTAACAACCGAAAGAAGATCGTAGGCTGCGCCCAAGGCTTTGGTAAAAAGGCCACCGGAGGTAAGGATGGTCCTTTTTACGTGGTAACAATGGGCACAGATGATGACgtgcaaaaccctaaacccgGAACTCTACGCCACGCCGTGATTCAGAAAGGGCCTCTGTGGATCATCTTCGCAAAAAGCATGGTGATTAGGCTGCAGCAAGAGCTGATGGTGACTAGTGACAAGACCATTGATGCTAGGGGAGCCAATGTTGTGATAGAAGAGGGTGCTGGCATTACCCTGCAGTTTGTGAAGAATGTAATCATCACCAACCTTCACATAAAAATGATTGTCCCCAAACCCGGTGGCATGATCAGGGACTCTGTCGACCACATAGGTTTAAGGACCCAGAGTGACGGCGATGGTATCTCCCTCTTTGGTGCCTCCAACGTCTGGATCGATCACGTTTCCATGTCCAGGTGCGCAGATGGGCTCATCGACGCCGTCATGGGTTCCACCTCCATCACCATCTCCAACTCCCACTTCACGGACCACGATGAG GCGATGTTGTTTGGTGCCAACAACGCCCACACTCAAGACAAAATCATGCAAATTACTTTGGCCTTCAACCACTTTGGTCAGGGACTGGTGCAGAGGATGCCAAGGGTCCGGCACGGATTCTTCCACGTGGTGAACAACGACTACACCCACTGGATCATGTATGCCATCGGAGGAAACATGAACCCTACCATCATCAGCCAGGGTAACAGGTTCATTGCTCCCATTAACGGGGTCACCAAACAG GTGACCCATAGGGAGAATACACCAGAGGCAGAGTGGAAGAACTGGGAATGGAGATCTGAGGGAGATTTGATGATGAATGGAGCTTTCTTTGTTGAATCTGGATCAGGAGCCAGCAAACACCCAGCAAAGTTGGACATGATGCCCTTCAAACCAGGGACCTTTGTCGCAACGCTCACAAAATTTTCCGGTGCTCTAAACTGCGCTGTCGGCAAACCCTGCTAG